In the Rhizobium sp. SSA_523 genome, CCAAGAAGAGCGACCGGCGCAGGACGCAAAGACTGGAGAAGATATAAAGAATTCACCACCCCGTTGGGAGGAAACAGCGCGGGTGGCGATGTGGTCAGGCGACCATGGCCGTGGCGGCCGAAACGCAAATAACAGATCTCTTAAGGGGAACAGAATGAAGAGATTTAAAATCCTGCTGGCCGGAACGGTTGCCGCAATGGCGATGGTCACGGCCGCACACGCCGAACGTGGCAAAGACGGCGATGTCAAGATCCTGTTCTGGCAGGCAGTTTCGACCCTCAACCCATATCTTTCCGCCGGCACCAAGGAGGTCTATGCCTCCTCCATGATCATCGAGCCTTTGGCGCGCTACGATGAAACCGGCACGCTGGCGCCCTTCCTGGTGACCGAGATCCCGACCGTGGACAATGGCGGCGTTTCGCCGGACATGAAGAGCATCACCTGGAAGCTGAAGCCGGGCGTCAAATGGTCCGACGGCAGCGATTTCACCGCAGAGGATGTGGTCTTCACCTGGCAATATTGCACGGCGCCCGATGGCGGTTGCGCCCAGAAGGCGCAGTTCGAAGGCATCACCACGGTCGAGGCCGTCGATCCGCAGACCGTGAAGGTCACCTTCGCCGAACCCAAATACTACCCTTACGGCGCCTTTGTCGGCGCCCAGCAGCCGATCATCCAGAAAGCCCAGTTCAAGGATTGCGTCGGCGCCAAGGCTCCCGGCTGCACATCGGCCAATTTCGGCCCGATCGGCACCGGCCCCTTCGTCGTCAAGGAATTCAAGCCGAACGACGTCATCACCCTGACGGCCAATACCAATTTCCGTGATGCGGCCAAGCCGGCCTTCGCATCCGTCACGCTCAAGGGCGGCGGCGATGCGGCATCGGCCGCCCGCGCGGTTCTGGAAACCGGCGAATATGATTATGCCTGGAACATGCAGGTCGAGCCGGAAGTGCTGGACACGATGCTGCAGGCCGGCAAGGGCAAGCTGGCGACGGCCTTCGGAACGCAGGTCGAACGCATCAACATCAACTGGACCAATCCCGATCCGGCGCTCGGCGACAAGCGCTCGACCGTGGAAGGCGGCAAGCATCCCGCCCTGTCGGATCCGGCCGTGCGCAAGGCATTGTCGATGGCGATCGATCGCGACATCGTCAACGAGGCCGGCTACGGTGCCGCCGGCAAGCCGACCTGCAACATCGTTCCGGCCCCCGATGCCTATATCTCCACGGCCAATGACTGGTGCCTGAAGCAGGATCTCGACGGCGCCAACAAGCTGCTGGACGATGCCGGCTGGAAAATGGGCGGCGATGGCATCCGCGCCAAGGACGGCGTGAAACTCTCCTTCCTTTACCAGACCTCTACCAACTCGGTGCGCCAGGGCACGCAGGCGCTCGTCAAGGATTGGTGGAGCCAGATCGGCGTCGCATCGGAGCTGCGCAACGTTTCGGCCTCCGTCTTTTTCGGCGGCGACCCGGCAAGCCCGGACACGTTCCAGAAGTTCTATGCCGACCTGGAAATGTTCACGAACAATTTCGATGGCACCGATCCTGAGAAATATCTGGCCGAATGGCTCTGCGACAAGATCCCTTCGCCCGCCAATGGCTGGCAGGGGCAGAACATTCCGCGCTACTGCAGCCCGGAATTCGACAAGACCGTCGCGGAACTCTCCAAGACCGGCGATCTCGCCAAGCGTGCCGAACTGGCCAAGAAGGCCAACGACATGCTGACGGCGGATGGCGCCCATATCCCGCTCATTCATCGCGGCCAGATCTCCGCGATCTCCGCCACGCTTGAGGGCGTGCGGATGAATGCCTGGGACTCCGAGCTGTGGAACATCGCAGACTGGTCGCGCAAGAAGTAAGTCATGAGCGCCGGTCCCGCCTGCATCGCAAGCGGGACCGGCAATTGCTTCTCGGCGACCGTCCGGAGACTGTTCCATGTTCACCTATACGATCCGGCGACTGATGTTCGCCGTACCGACGCTGCTTGTCATAAGTTTCGTCATTTTCGCCCTGCTCGACCTCGCGCCGAACGATCCGCTGGCCGACCTGCCGCTGACCATTCCACCCGAGGTGCGCGAGCAGATCCGCGCGGCCATGGGCCTCGACGAGCCCTTTTTCATTCGCTACCTGCACTGGCTGCACCAGTTCTTCATCAATGAGCCGCTGAATATTTTCGAGCAGCTCACCGGGATGACCGTCGGCGACGGCGAACGCATGCGCGTTCTCTCCTGGGCGACCCGCAGTCCGGTCGTCGATCTCATCGTCCAGCGCCTGCCGCAGACGCTGTGGGTCGTCGGCATGGCCTATGTCTTCGGCATCCTTATCGCTATCCCGGTCGGCGTCATCTCCGCCTATCGCCAGTATTCGATCTTCGACCAGGTCGGCACATTCGTCACCATGGTCGGCTATTCGGTGCCGACTTTCTTCACCGGCGTGCTGCTGATCGTCATCTTCTCGTCCACGCTGCACTGGTTCCCCTCCATCTACGATACCAATCTGGTGGTGAACGACTGGTCCAGCTTCGTTGCGCAGGTTCGGCAGATGGTGCTGCCGGTCACGGTGCTGGCGCTCTACAATGCCTCGCAGATTGCGCGCTTCGTCAGGGCCTCGATGCTCGACAATCTCAGCCAGGATTATGTCCGCACCGCCCGCGCCAAGGGCGTCAAGGAAAAGACCGTGCTGTTGGTGCATGTGCTGCGCAACAGCCTGATCCCGGTGGTGACGGTCATCGCCCTTGGTGTTCCCACCATTTTTTCGGGCGCCATCATCACCGAGCAGATCTTCCGCGTGAACGGGCTCGGGCAATTGCTGATCACCGCGGTCCAGGGCGCCGATATCCCGCTGGTCCAGACGCTGACCTTCATCTTTGCGGTGCTGATCGTCCTGTTCAACCTGATCGCCGATGTCCTTTACGGCATTCTTGACCCGAGGATCCGCTATGACTGATGCGACCATCGCCTCCGCTCTTCCGGCCGCCAAGCGCGACACGGAAACCCCGATGGGCCTCTTCTGGCGCAGGTTCCGCCGGCACAAAGGCGGCGTTGCCGGCCTGGTGATCTTCGTCCTCATCCTGCTCGTCGTCTTTGTCGGCCCGCTGATCCATACCATCGACCCGAACAAGATCGATATCCGCGCGAAGAACCAGGGCCCGTCGCTGGCCCATCCCTTCGGCACCGACAATCTGGGCCACGATATGCTGGCACAGGTCATGGCCGGCGGTCAGATCTCGCTTGCGGTCGGCATCACCGCCATGCTGCTGGCGCTGCTGCTCGGCACTCTGGTGGGCGTGCTGTCCGGTTATTTCCGTCGGCTGGACGGTCCTTTGATGCGGCTGACCGACCTGTTCCTCGCTCTGCCGCTCCTGCCTTTGCTTCTCGTGATCATCATGCTGTTCCGCGATACCCTGCGGTCGGCCTTCGGTCCGGAGACCGGGATCTTCATCCTGATCGTCTTCGTGATCGGCATCACCAGCTGGATGCACACGGCCCGCATCGTGCGCGGCGATGTTCTTGCC is a window encoding:
- a CDS encoding peptide ABC transporter substrate-binding protein, which gives rise to MKRFKILLAGTVAAMAMVTAAHAERGKDGDVKILFWQAVSTLNPYLSAGTKEVYASSMIIEPLARYDETGTLAPFLVTEIPTVDNGGVSPDMKSITWKLKPGVKWSDGSDFTAEDVVFTWQYCTAPDGGCAQKAQFEGITTVEAVDPQTVKVTFAEPKYYPYGAFVGAQQPIIQKAQFKDCVGAKAPGCTSANFGPIGTGPFVVKEFKPNDVITLTANTNFRDAAKPAFASVTLKGGGDAASAARAVLETGEYDYAWNMQVEPEVLDTMLQAGKGKLATAFGTQVERININWTNPDPALGDKRSTVEGGKHPALSDPAVRKALSMAIDRDIVNEAGYGAAGKPTCNIVPAPDAYISTANDWCLKQDLDGANKLLDDAGWKMGGDGIRAKDGVKLSFLYQTSTNSVRQGTQALVKDWWSQIGVASELRNVSASVFFGGDPASPDTFQKFYADLEMFTNNFDGTDPEKYLAEWLCDKIPSPANGWQGQNIPRYCSPEFDKTVAELSKTGDLAKRAELAKKANDMLTADGAHIPLIHRGQISAISATLEGVRMNAWDSELWNIADWSRKK
- a CDS encoding ABC transporter permease, whose translation is MFTYTIRRLMFAVPTLLVISFVIFALLDLAPNDPLADLPLTIPPEVREQIRAAMGLDEPFFIRYLHWLHQFFINEPLNIFEQLTGMTVGDGERMRVLSWATRSPVVDLIVQRLPQTLWVVGMAYVFGILIAIPVGVISAYRQYSIFDQVGTFVTMVGYSVPTFFTGVLLIVIFSSTLHWFPSIYDTNLVVNDWSSFVAQVRQMVLPVTVLALYNASQIARFVRASMLDNLSQDYVRTARAKGVKEKTVLLVHVLRNSLIPVVTVIALGVPTIFSGAIITEQIFRVNGLGQLLITAVQGADIPLVQTLTFIFAVLIVLFNLIADVLYGILDPRIRYD
- a CDS encoding ABC transporter permease, which encodes MTDATIASALPAAKRDTETPMGLFWRRFRRHKGGVAGLVIFVLILLVVFVGPLIHTIDPNKIDIRAKNQGPSLAHPFGTDNLGHDMLAQVMAGGQISLAVGITAMLLALLLGTLVGVLSGYFRRLDGPLMRLTDLFLALPLLPLLLVIIMLFRDTLRSAFGPETGIFILIVFVIGITSWMHTARIVRGDVLAVKSQEFITAAQSSGMREYRIVLRHILPNVLSSIMVSATLGIAAAIITESALSFLGLGFPSDFPTWGRLLFDGANFLQITPSRVLWPGLAISLTVLSVNYVGDAVRDALDPRSLSR